Below is a genomic region from Prevotella melaninogenica.
GGTTTGTGCTTATCTACAACAGCATCAAGTGCATTACCATCAAGCATGTCTATTACTTCCGACTCATCAGCTACCTGCATGGCTGGCGCATTCTCATAACTATCGCAAGCAATGACATATTGTCCAGTGCGTTTAGCCGCAATAACGAACTCTTTGCCCAGTTCACCTGAGCCTAATAACAAGATTTTTTTCATTTGAAGATGTGTTGTCTATCTTTTGATTGTGAGAAGGTTTTACACCCTCGCCGTATAATAAAGAGTTAGACGAGGGTGTGAGATTATATTTTAGTAGATTTATTATCTTCCTTTTTTTGTGTACATCATGTCATAGTACTTTTGGTAATCTCCAGAAGTAACCTCTTGAATCCAGTCTTGATGCTCTAAGTTCCAACGGATAGTTTTTACAATACCGGCAGCAAACATTGTTTCAGGATACCAACCTAACTCATTCTTTATCTTTGTTGGGTCAATGGCATAACGTGCATCATGACCAAGACGGTCTGGGACATGTGTGATTAACTCTTCATTTATCCAGCTAATATCAATGTCACCATTTGCGGTTTTGACCTGCTTCTTGAGGATAGTACGGAGATTCTTATCCTCTGCCATCATGTCATGGATAGTCTTTATTGTGAGTTTAACGATGTCGATATTCTTCATTTCATTATGTCCACCAACATTGTAAACTTCACCTACACGACCTTCACGTACAACTATATCAATAGCTTTGCAATGATCCTCTACATACAACCAGTCGCGTACATTCAAACCCTCACCATATACTGGGAGTTTCTTTCCCTCGAGGATGTTATTGATAATTAATGGAATCAACTTTTCTGGGAAGTGGTAAGGACCATAGTTGTTTGAACAACGTGTAATACTGATAGGCATATGATAAGTGTCGTGATAAGCCATTACAAAATGGTCAGCACTTGTCTTGCTGGCAGAATATGGGCTATGTGGGCAGAGTGGAGTCTCCTCTGTAAAGTAGCCTTCTGCTCCCAATGAACCATACACCTCGTCTGTTGATACCTGATGATAACGCTTTCCTTCTTTCCATGTTGGATAACCCTGTTCGTCCTTACCTGTCACCCATGCACGACGTGCAGCATCCATGAGGTTCTGTGTACCGAGAATGTTTACTGAAAGGAACAACTGTGGGTCTTCAATTGAACGGTCAACATGACTTTCAGCTGCAAAGTTTACGAGGTAGTCAATATCATATTCAGCAAAGAGTTTGTCGGCAAGTTCACGATCACGAATGTCACCCTTTACAAAGATGCAACGCTCGTTATCAATATCATCTTTGATAGTACCGAGATTACCTGCATATGTAAGTGCATCGAGGACGATAACTTTAATATCTTCATTCACATACTTCTTATGAAGTAAATACTTAATGTAGTTTGCACCGATAAAACCAGCAGCACCAGTTACTAAATAAGTTTTCATATCTATGTTATTTAAAATGTTTGTTATTCTTTTGGGTAAGTTTTAATAGTTTTTTATTGTAATCGAATCTTGATATTGTTCTTTTACAATTCAGATTTATTTATTTTCTTGTTGTTTATTTCCTAATGTTATAACCTCGCAATCAGTAAATTTATCACCTTCGATGGTTAATCTCACTAAAGTTCTATCTTTATGCCATCCGCGAAGACCAGCTGCACCTGGATTGATATGAAGTAGGTTTAGTGTCTTGTCGAATTGTATTTTGAGGATATGTGAATGTCCATCAACAAAAAGGTTGGGTGGAGAAGCATAGAGCATACTCTGTACTGAACGGTCATAACGTCCAGGATAACCTCCAATATGTTTAAGTAGCACGTCAACATCCTCGCATTTAAAGCGCAGAACATCCCGATAGCGGTTGCGCATAGTGTAATCATCTATATTCCCACATACAGCGTGAAAGATGGGTTTCATTGCCTCAAACTTATCCGCAACTTCTAATG
It encodes:
- the rfbB gene encoding dTDP-glucose 4,6-dehydratase, whose protein sequence is MKTYLVTGAAGFIGANYIKYLLHKKYVNEDIKVIVLDALTYAGNLGTIKDDIDNERCIFVKGDIRDRELADKLFAEYDIDYLVNFAAESHVDRSIEDPQLFLSVNILGTQNLMDAARRAWVTGKDEQGYPTWKEGKRYHQVSTDEVYGSLGAEGYFTEETPLCPHSPYSASKTSADHFVMAYHDTYHMPISITRCSNNYGPYHFPEKLIPLIINNILEGKKLPVYGEGLNVRDWLYVEDHCKAIDIVVREGRVGEVYNVGGHNEMKNIDIVKLTIKTIHDMMAEDKNLRTILKKQVKTANGDIDISWINEELITHVPDRLGHDARYAIDPTKIKNELGWYPETMFAAGIVKTIRWNLEHQDWIQEVTSGDYQKYYDMMYTKKGR
- a CDS encoding metallophosphoesterase family protein, whose translation is MKRIGIISDTHGYWDDKYEYYLGECDEIWHAGDIGSLEVADKFEAMKPIFHAVCGNIDDYTMRNRYRDVLRFKCEDVDVLLKHIGGYPGRYDRSVQSMLYASPPNLFVDGHSHILKIQFDKTLNLLHINPGAAGLRGWHKDRTLVRLTIEGDKFTDCEVITLGNKQQENK